In the genome of Maribacter forsetii DSM 18668, the window TGGGCAGCTTCTACCACTTTTGGGTGAGAATGACCAACATGCGGTATGTTGTTATAGGCATCTAAAAATGTATTTCCTTCTGCATCATACATATATTGAAATGCAGATTTAACCATTTGTATAGGCTCTTTGTAGCTGGTAGATAAAATAGGACTTATATGTTTAAACCTTCTTTTTAAAAGACTCGGTATTGTGTCAAATTTTTTAATAGGGAAATTAGCTGCTTTTCTAAATTCATTTTCAGCGTGTATAGGATTTATAGCTAACCAATGGTATAACATTTTCCAGGCAGATTGCTCACTAACGTATGCGTAGACATTATCTGGATTCACCTTTTTTGCGTGTGCAGAGTTACAAACACTGGTGCATAACCTGGCTGCTATTAGGTAGTAAAGTATACTTATTTCTTTAGCTTCAAGAGGAAGTTTTTGATGGTAAGCCTTTAATAATAGTACCGCCCATTCTAAAGGATTTTCTTTGTCATAACAGGTATAGGTAATGGCGATAGCTAGCTCATTAATAAGAAAAGAATGTGCAAGATCCCCGAAATCTATTATACCAGTAACTTTGTTATGTTGCACTAGAACATTCCATTCGTTGGCATCATTATGTATGATTTGCTTTCTTAATTCAGGAAAAAGCGGTTTTACATTTTCTTCAAATTGATTAAAAAAGTAACGTACGATATTTCTATCCGTCGCATTTGTAATTTCATTGATGTGTTTTCTGTTTAAATGGAAATATTGGAGGTCCCATTCCCATTGTCTGCTCTGTATCGTATAATTTTTAAAACCTTTTAGTTTCAAATCTAATTTTGCTAGAAAGGCACCAAGAGATTCAGCTATTTGCTTGTTTAATAGTACATCACCTAAAAAATCGCCTTCCAAAAAAGAAAGCATTCGGCATATGGTTGGTTTCTCGTTGTTTGAGAAAGTTTTTACGTATGTGCCACCTTTAAACGGAATCGGTTTTGGGATTTCTTTTTCAAAATCATTTTGAAGGAATAATAGTGTATCATTCTCTGCTTTAACCATATCAAAAGTAACTTCTGAGTATTGATAGGTTTTGTAAATGTAAGTGCAGTTGGTCGTAGTAATGCGGTAATTTAGATTGTCATAACCAGCTAACTGTTTGTAATCAATAATTGTTAAGTCAAATTCTTTCTCTAAAAAACTATTCACATCGGTCATATTATTAGAATATATGCAACTAGATTATTATATAAACTACATAAAAATATGTAAAACTTTTATTTAAGCCTTTAAGCTATTTTAATTTATAAAATGACTATTTACTAGATGTAAGTTAAGTTGAACTCATTCTAAAAAATGTTGGGCAACATTACTAATCTCTTTGTCAAGCTGATTATTCTCATAAATAGATCTCATAATATTGGTGAGCTGCAAAGCTCTTTTTTCATCGCTACCATTTATGACACGATTCAATAACCATAAGGAGTGTACAGATGGTTTGCGTGTTACAGATGCTTCTAATAGGTTTTCATATTCTCTTTTATGTTCCATGTAGAAACTTTCAATGAAGTGAGTTAGGGGACCGGGAGAACCAAATTCTACTAGCGGGTTTGTTTCCATTAATTCAAGAACATCTGTAATAATTTCAAGACCTATATTATGTTCTTCTAATTGATCAACAACATCATACTGCAATTCTACAAAATCATCTTCGTCAAAATCTACATTATTGTTTTCAAGAAAATGCGCTATAGGTTTTAGGTGTTCATTCATGGTGGTGGCTATATTTTATCAACTCTCACAGTATTTTATAAAGTTGTATTATTTAGAATACAAATTACAGTTTCCCATTTAAAGATTTCATTCTCTTCAATTCATCAAATTCAGCAGTTAGCACCTTGCCATTTTTCATACCTTCAATTTTGTTATCCGTAATGTTTAGTTCAAAATCTCTGTCAATTAAGTAGTTCTTGAATGTGTTCATGTGGTTTAAATCTACTGCACTTATTAATTGAGGAAAATT includes:
- a CDS encoding aminotransferase class III-fold pyridoxal phosphate-dependent enzyme; translated protein: MTDVNSFLEKEFDLTIIDYKQLAGYDNLNYRITTTNCTYIYKTYQYSEVTFDMVKAENDTLLFLQNDFEKEIPKPIPFKGGTYVKTFSNNEKPTICRMLSFLEGDFLGDVLLNKQIAESLGAFLAKLDLKLKGFKNYTIQSRQWEWDLQYFHLNRKHINEITNATDRNIVRYFFNQFEENVKPLFPELRKQIIHNDANEWNVLVQHNKVTGIIDFGDLAHSFLINELAIAITYTCYDKENPLEWAVLLLKAYHQKLPLEAKEISILYYLIAARLCTSVCNSAHAKKVNPDNVYAYVSEQSAWKMLYHWLAINPIHAENEFRKAANFPIKKFDTIPSLLKRRFKHISPILSTSYKEPIQMVKSAFQYMYDAEGNTFLDAYNNIPHVGHSHPKVVEAAQHQLAKLNTNTRYIYDELADYAEKLLEHFPSQLNKVFFVNSGSAASDLAIRLANNHTRSNTMMVMESGYHGNTQLAIDISDYKFNNSKGQGQKSHIIKATLPDTYRGKYNANDPNAGTLYGKDAVAQINQSKHPISAFISEPILGCAGQVPLADGYLKEVYPAIRAQGGVCISDEVQTGFGRLGDHFWGYEAHGVIPDIVILGKPIANGHPMGAVVCTEEIAKSFEKGVEFFSSFGGNPVSCVIASAVLDVIAEEKLQEKAKIVGDYYMALLKDLMQKYSCIGNVRGSGLFIGFEIVKDNTKTPNTTLASHIKNELRNKHILVSTDGPFNNVIKTKPPLCFSKKDAENVVMTVNEILEKYYSIGA